In Halorhabdus tiamatea SARL4B, a genomic segment contains:
- a CDS encoding FlaD/FlaE family flagellar protein — protein MSINPRDYDLDELRKMARERGGATIPVGDEDDEDSPSAPDFDAGGLSGDVLGDDAYRSQLYRQLLPLESMAGGDPEKPYLEGLPETYAGELIVFEWLSYLLEKAGFRGANEAIDYYVEVEWITEAVGDDLEDYLLGLEERSADGDLTIDDHLLSLVHIGKLASMQ, from the coding sequence ATGTCGATCAACCCCCGGGATTACGACCTCGACGAACTCCGGAAGATGGCCCGTGAACGCGGCGGAGCCACGATTCCAGTCGGTGACGAGGACGACGAGGACTCGCCGTCGGCCCCTGACTTCGACGCTGGGGGCCTGAGCGGTGACGTCCTCGGTGACGACGCGTACCGTTCACAGCTGTATCGCCAGTTGTTGCCCCTCGAAAGCATGGCCGGTGGCGACCCCGAGAAACCGTACCTCGAGGGACTGCCAGAGACGTACGCGGGCGAACTCATCGTCTTCGAGTGGCTGTCGTATCTCCTCGAGAAGGCTGGCTTTCGGGGCGCGAACGAGGCCATCGACTACTACGTCGAGGTCGAGTGGATCACCGAGGCGGTCGGCGACGACCTCGAGGACTACCTGCTCGGGCTCGAGGAGCGGTCCGCCGACGGCGACCTCACCATCGACGATCACCTGTTGAGTCTCGTCCACATCGGCAAGCTCGCCTCGATGCAGTGA
- a CDS encoding ParA family protein, translating into MSSDTAARPATLCVTNAKGGTGKTTIAINVAGALNERGQDVLFVDMDPQGNATEGLGLLDAYDAEPPTLFDVLTDRDQRGAIDDLIVSHEEMDIVPSSVDLLQAEHELTIADLMAWAKTDPSVDIDPAALSSLAINVTPETVTGDHAMDLLDRALAELEGEYDVVIIDSPPFYGKLTDTAIYAARSVLVPALTEASSERAIELLVDQIAALESQVDIEVDTVGVVANRVEQTNEDAAMLEWLGTVFDEYPVWEVRKRVALQRAFSAGTSIFAAEQPVDMESVFLDIAEEIETQFGVQHTEVTA; encoded by the coding sequence ATGAGCAGCGACACAGCGGCCCGGCCGGCCACCCTTTGCGTCACCAACGCGAAAGGCGGGACGGGCAAGACGACGATCGCGATCAACGTCGCCGGGGCACTCAACGAGCGGGGCCAGGACGTCCTGTTCGTGGACATGGATCCCCAGGGCAACGCCACCGAAGGACTCGGACTCCTCGACGCCTACGACGCCGAGCCGCCGACCCTGTTCGACGTCCTGACCGACCGCGACCAGCGGGGCGCGATCGACGACCTGATCGTCTCCCACGAGGAGATGGATATCGTCCCGAGCAGCGTCGACCTCCTGCAGGCCGAACACGAACTCACGATCGCCGACCTCATGGCGTGGGCGAAAACTGATCCCAGCGTCGATATCGATCCGGCAGCACTCTCGTCGCTCGCGATCAACGTCACGCCAGAGACCGTTACCGGCGATCACGCCATGGACTTGCTCGATCGGGCGCTTGCGGAACTCGAGGGTGAGTACGACGTCGTCATCATCGATTCACCACCCTTCTACGGGAAACTGACCGACACAGCGATTTACGCGGCCAGAAGCGTCCTCGTGCCGGCCCTGACCGAGGCGAGTTCCGAGCGAGCCATCGAGTTGCTCGTCGACCAGATCGCCGCACTAGAGTCACAGGTCGACATCGAAGTGGATACGGTCGGCGTCGTCGCCAACCGCGTCGAGCAGACCAACGAGGACGCGGCCATGCTCGAGTGGCTTGGGACGGTCTTCGACGAGTATCCGGTCTGGGAAGTCCGCAAGCGGGTCGCCCTCCAGCGAGCCTTCTCGGCCGGCACATCTATTTTCGCCGCCGAGCAACCAGTAGACATGGAATCGGTCTTTCTCGACATCGCCGAAGAAATCGAAACGCAGTTCGGCGTCCAACACACCGAGGTGACAGCATGA
- a CDS encoding metal-sulfur cluster assembly factor produces MVTEADVRDALRDVYDPEIPVNVVDLGLVYDVSIDDGHVEVEMTLTSMGCPIADQIFEKVTDTIAGVDGVEKVQVNPTWDPPWSPEEATDAGQQKLRAMGISF; encoded by the coding sequence ATGGTCACCGAAGCGGACGTCAGAGACGCATTGCGCGACGTCTACGATCCGGAGATCCCGGTCAACGTCGTCGACCTGGGGTTGGTCTATGACGTCTCGATCGACGACGGACACGTCGAAGTCGAGATGACGCTCACCAGCATGGGGTGTCCGATCGCCGATCAGATCTTCGAGAAAGTCACCGACACCATCGCGGGCGTCGACGGTGTCGAGAAAGTCCAGGTCAATCCGACCTGGGACCCGCCGTGGTCGCCCGAGGAGGCGACCGACGCCGGCCAACAGAAACTTCGCGCGATGGGAATCTCGTTTTGA